The Flavobacterium sp. M31R6 nucleotide sequence AAGATTTACCTTATTACTGATTGTGAAAAAATTTTCTGATTCTTCGTCAAATTTGCCTGAATTATCATTTGTCCATATTTTATGCATCCGATTATAAAATGTTGACTCCAAAGTAAAATATCCAATTTTTTTTATTTCTTCATTTGTTATTCGAAATAATTCTTTTTTGGTTATTTTAAAATCTTCGTCAATACAATTTGACTGACATACATATACCTTTTGATTTAAATCATAGTACATTTCAATTATTTGAACTTCATTTTCGAATGAACAGATTCCCACAACAAGATTGAATTTCTGATAGTTAGGATGTTTCATTTCAAATTCAAATTTTTTGTTCTGTACTAAATTTGAATCATAATTTTCAATATAAAAACCTTCATTATTTGAAAAGCCTGAACTACTATAAGAACGAACAATTAGTACTCCTCCATTTTTGTTTTCTTTTGTAAAAACAATTGCAGAATTTTTGAATTCATCTTTAAAAAGTTCACTTTTTTGTATTTTAAAAGGTATATTTTGAGCAAAAGTTGAAAAGGAGATCAATACAGCTCCCAACACTAAAATTAATTTATTCATGTAGGTTATTAAAATGGTTTGATACTATTTCCCCGTAAAAACAGCTTTTCTTTTCTCCAAAAACGCTTTGGTTCCTTCGTTGAAATCTTCGGTTCCAAAACACTTTCCAAAGTTTTTGATTTCGGTTTCATAGCCATTTTTCCCTTCGGTAAAATTAGCATTGATGGCTTTTATGGCTCTTCCAATCGCAAAAGGAGAGTTTTTTATGATTTTTTGGGCAATTCCAGTGCAAAATTCTATTAATTCAGCTTGTGGAACTACGTGATTTACCAATCCATATTGTTTGGCTTCGTCGGCAGTAATCATTCCGGCGGTCATAATCATTTCCATTGCACGACCTTTGCCAACTAATTGCGGTAAACGCTGTGTTCCTCCATATCCTGGAATTACACCTAGAGAAACTTCTGGAAGTCCCATTTTGGCATTGTCTGAAGCTACTCTAAAATGACAGGCCATAGCCAATTCCAATCCGCCACCCAATGCAAATCCATTAACGGCTGCTATAACTGGAGTTTTTAGATTTTCAATAAAGTTAAAAAGCAATTCTTG carries:
- a CDS encoding enoyl-CoA hydratase/isomerase family protein, which produces MNYDNLLITLENNIATVVINRPTKLNALNIETINDLHKAIKVLGKNKEIQVIILTGSGEKAFVAGADISEFAHFTIEEGTQLAFQGQELLFNFIENLKTPVIAAVNGFALGGGLELAMACHFRVASDNAKMGLPEVSLGVIPGYGGTQRLPQLVGKGRAMEMIMTAGMITADEAKQYGLVNHVVPQAELIEFCTGIAQKIIKNSPFAIGRAIKAINANFTEGKNGYETEIKNFGKCFGTEDFNEGTKAFLEKRKAVFTGK